The following coding sequences lie in one Trichoderma breve strain T069 chromosome 1, whole genome shotgun sequence genomic window:
- a CDS encoding heterokaryon incompatibility protein (HET) domain-containing protein, which produces MISSLNQVCRQCRGLFEHAAHLLTSESEDGNISDDVAIEFTEEHHSLLIANNNAKSCHMCSLIAHVFPHILNAYDPHSPIQWVMWGDKDDQLLDLGFQIRKYDFIQDLRIQISAKAAVSLHHTPITWSFEALQTVQVWMQNCASTTTTHRQCERPTIKRQLPLRLVDVMPDRPPQIHSDGGLTRNEFQALDIDIAPPVRIISTKSLPLDIRYMTLSHRWGNSPSIILNSTTVSTLLNSNIPSEQLESSNAKLFRHAMYVTRCLGIRYLWIDSMCIMQDDDSEKAKEIALMGEIYYNSSLNISATDSTSGADGLIFNRDVLKTSPCQLSVQLPGVNETLDLIAFHNKILVESDEDIRPEGEPIDPTSAGDMRGILSASYSAALPDDTMNALWYDVVRQYSATSLSFSGDRLLAVSALAERYSILSLQSPDEYVAGIWMAHLPLALVWRRIPRTEAPSMSLQNMDQEQIAPTWSWAALTCAVESADMDYLHPNIAVVELGGIQRRSASPFDGVTSCWLRVRGHMCKVEQGAETASIEMVWDKPAADDGGCASRLFLLYVAYRSFKSRRDMRGLVLQRTNKRGQYIRLGAFSTSNFDIEGTYIGEAFTGNTHNLEEEDFLEFTKSQGYTVEII; this is translated from the exons ATGATATCATCCTTGAATCAAGTGTGCAGGCAGTGCAGAGGCCTCTTTGAGCATGCGGCCCATCTCCTCACTTCCGAGTCAGAAGATGGCAACATATCAGATGATGTTGCAATAGAGTTCACCGAGGAACACCATTCACTATTAATTGCAAACAACAATGCAAAATCCTGCCACATGTGCTCACTGATCGCTCACGTCTTCCCCCACATCTTGAATGCGTATGACCCCCATAGCCCTATCCAATGGGTGATGTGGGGAGACAAAGACGATCAGCTGCTTGATCTTGGCTTTCAGATACGCAAATACGATTTTATCCAAGATCTACGGATTCAGATCA GTGCCAAAGCAGCCGTGAGCTTGCATCATACTCCAATTACTTGGTCTTTTGAAGCTCTACAAACAGTTCAAGTATGGATGCAGAATTGTGCCTCGACCACAACCACCCACAGGCAGTGCGAAAGGCCTACGATAAAGAGACAGCTGCCGCTAAGACTGGTAGATGTGATGCCAGATAGGCCACCTCAAATTCACTCTGATGGTGGACTCACACGCAATGAATTCCAAGCATTGGATATCGATATAGCACCACCCGTACGAATCATTTCTACCAAATCTCTTCCGCTGGATATACGATACATGACACTGAGTCACCGATGGGGCAATTCCCCAAGCATTATACTCAACTCGACGACGGTGTCGACTCTTTTGAACAGCAATATCCCGTCGGAGCAACTCGAATCTTCCAATGCAAAGCTCTTCAGGCATGCGATGTACGTCACTAGGTGTCTGGGAATTCGCTATCTCTGGATAGACTCGATGTGCATCATGCAAGATGACGATTCcgagaaagcaaaagagatTGCTCTAATGGGAGAGATCTACTACAACTCGTCGCTCAACATATCGGCTACTGATTCCACCAGCGGAGCAGACGGGTTAATATTCAACAGAGATGTCTTGAAGACTTCTCCATGTCAACTCAGTGTGCAACTTCCAGGAGTCAATGAAACTCTTGACCTGATTGCTTTCCACAATAAAATACTGGTCGAGTCCGACGAAG ACATCCGACCCGAGGGGGAGCCCATAGATCCGACCTCTGCTGGCGATATGAGAGGCATACTGAGCGCCTCTTATTCAGCTGCTTTACCAGATGATACGATGAATGCTCTTTGGTATGACGTCGTGCGCCAATATTCTGCAAcgtccttgagcttctctgGAGATCGACTACTTGCAGTGTCGGCCCTTGCTGAAAGATATTCGATCCTCAGTTTGCAGTCGCCAGATGAATACGTCGCAGGCATATGGATGGCGCATCTCCCACTGGCTCTAGTTTGGCGCAGGATTCCCCGGACAGAAGCCCCATCGATGTCATTGCAGAACATGGATCAGGAACAAATCGCACCAACATGGTCATGGGCCGCTTTAACGTGTGCCGTCGAGTCTGCCGATATGGATTACTTGCACCCAAATATAGCAGTGGTGGAATTGGGCGGTATTCAGCGAAGATCTGCTAGTCCGTTCGATGGAGTCACAAGTTGTTGGCTACGTGTTCGAGGCCATATGTGCAAAGTTGAGCAGGGCGCTGAAACTGCTAGCATTGAAATGGTTTGGGATAAGCCTGCGGCAGATGATGGGGGCTGTGCTTCCAGATTATTCTTGCTATATGTTGCCTATCGCTCCTTTAAAAGTCGAAGAGATATGAGAGGCTTGGTGCTTCAAAGAACGAACAAACGAGGCCAGTATATTCGATTAGGCGCTTTTTCAACGAGCAACTTTGACATTGAAGGGACGTATATAGGAGAAGCGTTCACGGGAAACACACATAACCTCGAAGAGGAGGATTTCTTGGAGTTTACAAAGAGTCAAGGATACACTGTCGAGATAATATAG
- a CDS encoding pyridine nucleotide-disulfide oxidoreductase domain-containing protein codes for MDPVRIKEIVSEWIDGVSELLKTTDQQTISGKDLEPKIRKLFLDNSYWRDLVCLSWDFRTLTSPESIANYLAEENRLQNLKAVRLDDNPAHQPRDFPIHAALPPDGPIFGIIVFLELELSSDRIGTGMLQLGRDEDGSWKAYSFSTLLEEIKGYEAKCGPRRPENLRYGYEPGRRNFSEVRATEREMKDKEPAVVIIGAGHTGLTVAAHLTHMGIRALVIDKNPRVGDNWRQRYGKLVLHDPVYAESLPYMKYPETWPLFAPKEKMGDFLESYAKLLDLNVWTDSTLKSSDYDPSSKQWTVTIERGKASGNAEIRTFRTNHIVAASGLDGQPRLPNIPGLASFKSKNGTGVIHSALAGEAAVAGPGEKIVVVGMGNSAIDIAQGSWENGAEVTMIQRGPSYFFRRDSLVKHGFMTAYWHQSLLPEHEMDMIMWAYPMPIRMTRGASLAQAMFKEDEELLQKLTALGFRFTSGPNGTGLIGIVAERKHPYVNDTGCMTLVAEKKIALQTGPIERITENSIVMSDGTTLPADHIIMATGYQGAAAAVRDVMGEKVFSKLGKPFEYDEEGEWIGNWRPSGHERFWMCAAPLVFSRLPAKLLALQILGVELGLH; via the exons ATGGACCCTGTACGCATCAAAGAGATTGTCTCTGAGTGGATTGATGGCGTTTCGGAACTTCTCAAGACTACAGATCAGCAAACCATTTCAGGAAAGGACCTAGAGCCAAAGATTAGAAAGTTGTTCCTTGACAACAGCTACTGGAGAGATCTTGTATGCCTTTCTTGGGATTTCCGTACTTTAACCAGTCCCGAAAGCATCGCAAACTATCTGGCAGAAGAAAATCGGCTGCAAAATCTAAAAGCAGTGCGTCTTGATGACAATCCGGCTCACCAGCCCCGAGATTTCCCCATTCATGCGGCCTTGCCTCCGGATGGACCCATCTTTGGTATTATCGTGTTCCTGGAACTAGAGCTCAGCTCTGATAGGATAGGCACCGGCATGCTACAGCTAGGAcgtgatgaagatggctcgTGGAAAGCTTACTCCTTCAGCACGCTTCTTGAAGAGATTAAAGGATATGAAGCAAAGTGTGGTCCTCGCAGACCCGAGAATTTGCGCTATGGCTACGAGCCGGGGAGACGGAACTTTTCAGAGGTTAGAGCTACGGAGCGAGAGATGAAAGATAAAGAACCTGCTGTTGTTATCATTG GAGCTGGCCATACCGGACTAACGGTTGCGGCCCACCTGACTCACATGGGCATCCGCGCTCTCGTCATAGACAAGAACCCTCGAGTAGGAGATAATTGGCGCCAGAGATACGGTAAACTGGTGCTTCATGATCCCGTATATGCAGAAAGTTTGCCTTACATGAAGTATCCGGAGACTTGGCCT TTATTTGccccaaaagaaaaaatgggAGACTTTCTCGAGAGCTATGCCAAGTTGCTTGACTTGAATGTCTGGACAGACAGCACCCTGAAGTCGTCTGATTACGATCCATCGAGCAAGCAATGGACGGTGACAATTGAACGAGGCAAGGCCAGTGGCAACGCCGAGATAC GCACATTTCGCACAAATCACATTGTAGCAGCTAGTGGTCTGGATGGCCAGCCAAGGCTTCCAAATATACCCGGTCTAGCCAGCTTCAAAAGTAAGAATGGGACTGGCGTCATTCACTCCGCCCTGGCTGGAGAGGCTGCCGTAGCAGGGCCTGGGGAGAAGATTGTTGTCGTCGGCATGGGTAACTCCGCCATAGATATCGCGCAAGGAAGCTGGGAAAACGGGGCAGAGGTTACCATGATTCAGCGTGGGCCTTCCTACTTCTTCCGCCGTGATTCGCTCGTGAAACACGGGTTTATGACGGCTTACTGGCACCAATCTCTGTTGCCTGAGCATGAGATGGACATGATCATGTGGGCATACCCGATGCCCATCCGGATGACGAGGGGCGCTTCGCTCGCGCAGGCGATGTTcaaggaagacgaggagctgctccAGAAACTGACAGCCCTTGGCTTCCGATTTACTTCTGGACCTAACGGTACGGGCTTGATTGGTATTGTCGCGGAGAGAAAACATCCGTACGTTAACGACACTGGCTGCATGACGCTTgtggcagagaagaagattgcgcTCCAAACCGGGCCTATAGAGCGGATCACGGAAAACTCGATTGTCATGAGCGACGGAACTACATTGCCCGCAgatcacatcatcatggcaactGGCTACcaaggtgctgctgcagccgttAGAGATGTTATGGGCGAGAAAGTTTTCAGCAAACTGGGGAAGCCCTTTGAATATGATGAGGAAGGGGAGTGGATTGGCAACTGGAGGCCCTCGGGTCATGAGCGTTTCTGGATGTGCGCTGCCCCGCTCGTCTTTTCACGACTTCCGGCGAAGCTGCTGGCATTGCAGATTTTGGGTGTTGAATTGGGTTTGCATTGA